One part of the Candidatus Zixiibacteriota bacterium genome encodes these proteins:
- a CDS encoding Hsp20/alpha crystallin family protein, whose amino-acid sequence MSMSEFKKDLIQDMRQMQEEMDLLFNQLSGWRKGPSANRLWRPLTDVWESADNVVILVELAGVKPADVSITLQNSVLTIRGERPHTVVPDGCAYRNMEIATGRFERNIYLPDSVDPEKINARFREGFLEIALTKRSVTPGQARQIPIAEG is encoded by the coding sequence ATGAGCATGTCGGAATTCAAAAAGGACCTCATTCAGGACATGCGCCAGATGCAGGAGGAGATGGACCTCCTGTTCAATCAACTCTCCGGCTGGCGCAAGGGTCCCTCGGCCAATCGTCTCTGGCGACCCCTGACCGATGTCTGGGAAAGCGCCGACAACGTGGTCATTTTGGTCGAATTAGCCGGCGTCAAGCCCGCGGATGTCTCGATCACCCTGCAAAACTCGGTGCTGACCATCCGCGGCGAGCGTCCGCATACGGTCGTGCCCGATGGCTGCGCCTACCGCAACATGGAAATCGCGACCGGACGATTCGAACGAAACATCTATCTGCCCGATTCGGTCGATCCCGAAAAGATCAACGCCCGGTTTCGTGAAGGGTTTCTGGAAATTGCACTGACGAAACGATCCGTCACACCGGGGCAGGCGCGTCAAATCCCGATAGCCGAAGGATGA
- a CDS encoding tetratricopeptide repeat protein, with product MAAFSNSDPVVHARKTGIRPALIAVALWGGFVLIAQWFGDVRLWGINHLAFLPMGFHWAFGAALAAGLLVVAFGHELTSTLARKLRPSQALGGIACVAATGVLAYLLRARAPFLGDGVLRATEVSDGLNWFATEIIPTVAASAIMTFAPQQWGIDGYESLAAVSVCSAMLWMAGLWYLLPLAVGTTAPDQTDPRRSAIFWLATFGSVRLLAGYVESYALPFAAFSLWTLAANAYRKGTLSATWMIILWCIAILSHITAILLAPAMLYLLWTGSGAAASTGQTRRWRHLTTPLIAITLVGGFVGTAFWHQEIKGVAGAGHWMLPLWGQAPHDYGLLSVSHWLDGINHWVLLAPAFVLAAAAAAVMRVRVAAGTSFTRSGRTFWILAAGVPLLFACLLDPKLGWARDWDLYCLLSAPALVAAALWLDRISGAMRRAAVVVATLSAGLWLAFSVDGAAELLRVESLLRLDRSRSDYGHELLGQYYRKRGEWHSAIRHYEEALLVSEHTRYRLNLGMCHELLGNHAAAIDWYRSVAARDTINAQAYFRLGHLLNLAGRWDEAVPFARRALRLLPGDPDGEYSLGMALLRTGDAASALSHFENAVRRERRPHWLHGLGICRMELGQLDSALVILEGALASYDDQAPLWLAVAEVHWRRGDTAETQRYLAGYNKLVESDQRDPLYDIMADSLARWVE from the coding sequence GTGGCTGCCTTCTCGAACAGCGATCCCGTTGTACACGCCCGTAAAACCGGAATCCGGCCCGCGCTGATTGCAGTCGCGCTGTGGGGCGGCTTCGTTTTGATCGCGCAGTGGTTCGGTGATGTGCGCCTGTGGGGGATCAATCATCTGGCCTTTCTCCCAATGGGATTCCACTGGGCGTTTGGGGCCGCCCTCGCTGCCGGACTTCTCGTCGTTGCCTTCGGCCATGAGTTGACATCGACCCTGGCTCGCAAACTGCGTCCGTCGCAGGCGCTGGGCGGCATCGCCTGTGTCGCGGCGACCGGCGTCCTGGCCTACCTGTTGCGCGCGCGCGCGCCGTTTCTCGGCGACGGCGTGCTGCGCGCCACGGAGGTCTCCGATGGACTCAACTGGTTCGCCACGGAGATCATTCCGACCGTCGCGGCTTCGGCGATCATGACGTTCGCGCCGCAACAGTGGGGAATCGACGGGTACGAGTCGCTGGCCGCCGTCTCCGTGTGTTCGGCCATGCTGTGGATGGCAGGTCTGTGGTATCTGCTGCCGTTGGCGGTGGGCACGACCGCGCCGGATCAGACCGATCCCCGCCGTTCAGCAATCTTCTGGCTTGCGACCTTCGGATCGGTGCGATTGCTGGCCGGATATGTCGAATCGTACGCGCTTCCCTTTGCGGCGTTCAGCCTTTGGACACTGGCGGCCAATGCGTACCGCAAGGGAACGCTGTCAGCCACGTGGATGATCATCCTGTGGTGCATCGCGATCCTCTCGCACATCACGGCAATCCTGCTGGCCCCGGCGATGTTGTATCTGCTCTGGACCGGGTCCGGCGCGGCCGCGTCGACCGGACAGACACGGCGTTGGCGGCATTTGACAACGCCGCTGATCGCGATAACTCTGGTCGGCGGATTCGTCGGAACCGCGTTCTGGCACCAGGAGATCAAGGGCGTTGCGGGCGCCGGTCACTGGATGCTGCCGTTATGGGGACAGGCGCCACATGACTACGGCCTGCTCTCCGTTTCGCATTGGCTCGACGGCATCAATCATTGGGTGCTGCTGGCGCCGGCATTCGTTCTCGCAGCGGCGGCCGCGGCCGTGATGCGTGTCCGTGTCGCAGCCGGAACATCATTCACAAGAAGTGGCCGGACATTCTGGATTCTGGCGGCTGGGGTGCCATTGCTCTTCGCCTGCCTGCTCGATCCCAAACTCGGCTGGGCGCGCGATTGGGATTTGTATTGCCTGCTCTCCGCACCCGCTCTGGTCGCTGCGGCCCTTTGGCTGGACCGTATATCCGGCGCGATGCGCCGCGCGGCCGTTGTGGTGGCGACTCTGTCGGCGGGTTTGTGGTTGGCATTTTCCGTCGACGGCGCCGCCGAACTGCTGCGCGTCGAATCGTTGCTGCGTCTTGACCGTTCACGTTCCGATTACGGCCATGAACTGCTCGGCCAGTATTACCGCAAGCGCGGCGAATGGCACAGCGCCATCCGCCATTACGAGGAGGCGCTCTTGGTCAGCGAGCACACGCGGTACCGGCTCAATCTCGGAATGTGTCACGAGTTGCTGGGCAATCATGCGGCGGCCATCGATTGGTATCGGAGTGTCGCGGCGCGCGATACGATCAATGCGCAGGCGTATTTTCGACTGGGACACCTGCTCAATCTCGCAGGCCGGTGGGACGAAGCCGTGCCCTTCGCGCGTCGGGCGCTGCGGCTTTTGCCGGGCGATCCCGACGGCGAATACTCGCTCGGCATGGCGTTGCTGCGTACCGGCGACGCGGCGTCGGCGCTGTCTCATTTTGAGAATGCCGTGCGCCGCGAGCGGCGCCCGCATTGGCTGCATGGACTGGGGATCTGCCGTATGGAACTGGGGCAGCTCGATTCGGCGCTGGTGATCCTCGAGGGCGCGTTGGCCTCATACGACGACCAGGCGCCATTGTGGCTGGCTGTTGCCGAGGTGCACTGGCGACGCGGCGACACCGCCGAAACCCAACGTTACCTGGCGGGTTACAACAAACTGGTGGAATCGGACCAACGCGACCCGCTCTATGACATCATGGCCGACTCACTCGCGCGATGGGTCGAATAA
- a CDS encoding DUF933 domain-containing protein — MLKLGIIGAPRVGKTTVFNAVAGAHTDPDAYQARDEVRRAMVKVPDRRLDHLFDLFKPPKKVHAEIEYFDFPPLGEDGGEAVQLPPAVRETDALIAVLRAFGENPDPAAQLKRLGEEMILADLAVLEKRYERLKKEIDSGRDDNRLEFEALQRCRAALESEQPLRTIELTPADEHLLRGYGFLSRRPLLALVNAPDDGLPDSEAAWSQRLDPGPRTLVKILRGKLEAELTTLDAPDRAAFMADYDLKVSALDSMIAASYDLLGLITYFTGSSEKDVRAWTVRRGAAAPEAAGVIHSDFEKGFIRAEVFALDDLLRCGSTAQARKEGLARLEGKEYTVNDGDYILFRFNV; from the coding sequence ATGCTGAAGCTCGGTATCATCGGGGCGCCACGGGTCGGCAAGACGACGGTCTTCAATGCCGTTGCCGGCGCCCACACCGATCCCGACGCCTACCAGGCGCGCGATGAGGTGCGCCGGGCCATGGTCAAGGTTCCTGACCGACGACTGGACCATCTCTTTGACTTGTTCAAGCCGCCGAAGAAAGTGCATGCGGAAATCGAGTATTTCGACTTCCCGCCGCTGGGCGAAGACGGCGGTGAGGCGGTGCAGTTGCCCCCGGCCGTGCGCGAAACCGACGCTTTGATCGCCGTTCTGCGCGCATTCGGCGAAAATCCCGATCCCGCCGCCCAACTCAAGCGCCTCGGCGAGGAGATGATCCTGGCCGACCTGGCCGTGCTGGAGAAACGCTACGAACGATTGAAAAAAGAGATCGACTCGGGACGCGATGACAATCGCCTGGAATTCGAGGCGTTGCAACGCTGCCGCGCCGCGCTCGAATCCGAACAGCCGCTGCGCACGATCGAGTTGACGCCCGCCGATGAGCATTTGCTGCGCGGTTACGGCTTTCTGTCACGACGACCGCTCCTGGCATTGGTGAACGCTCCCGATGACGGCCTGCCCGACAGCGAAGCGGCATGGTCGCAGCGGCTCGATCCCGGCCCGCGCACGCTGGTCAAAATCCTGCGCGGCAAACTCGAGGCCGAACTGACGACGCTGGATGCGCCGGACCGCGCCGCGTTTATGGCCGACTACGACCTGAAAGTCTCGGCTTTAGACAGCATGATCGCCGCCTCATATGATCTGCTGGGACTGATCACGTACTTCACCGGCTCCTCGGAAAAAGATGTGCGCGCCTGGACAGTCCGTCGCGGCGCAGCCGCACCGGAAGCGGCGGGGGTCATCCACTCCGATTTTGAGAAGGGCTTCATCCGTGCCGAGGTCTTTGCACTGGATGATCTGTTGCGCTGCGGCTCGACCGCACAGGCGCGCAAGGAGGGTCTCGCGCGGCTGGAAGGCAAAGAGTACACCGTCAACGACGGCGACTATATACTATTCCGTTTCAATGTATAA
- a CDS encoding TIGR01777 family oxidoreductase, with protein MRILLTGGTGFVGRALVAALCDDGHQSVVLSRRDKPPVSWPSGATLRRWSGPPAAIPPDAIDGVDAVINLAGESIGGGRWSKRRKDILWISRVETTRLLREAIDNAAQKPRIMISGSAVGYYGFHGDEEITEAESPGSDFLATLCSHWEEAAKPVVRHGVRLMLLRTGVVLENGSALARMMLPFRLFVGGPVGSGGQYLSWIHRADLIGVIRFALSNERLSGPVNAVSPQPQTNRAFSRSLGRIMRRPSFVPTPAFALRLALGEMADLILEGQRVVPRRLAEFGFQYKYPDLESALRAILVC; from the coding sequence ATGCGCATCCTGTTGACCGGTGGAACCGGGTTTGTCGGGCGGGCCCTGGTGGCGGCGTTGTGTGATGACGGCCATCAGTCCGTCGTGCTGTCACGTCGCGACAAACCGCCGGTGTCTTGGCCGTCGGGCGCGACGTTGCGTCGCTGGTCCGGTCCGCCGGCGGCGATACCACCGGACGCGATCGACGGTGTTGACGCGGTCATCAATCTGGCGGGCGAGTCGATCGGCGGCGGACGCTGGAGCAAGCGTCGCAAGGACATCCTCTGGATCAGCCGGGTGGAAACCACACGCCTCCTTCGCGAGGCGATCGACAACGCTGCGCAGAAACCGCGCATCATGATCTCCGGGTCGGCGGTCGGATACTACGGATTCCACGGTGATGAAGAAATCACCGAAGCCGAGTCGCCGGGGTCCGACTTTTTGGCGACGCTCTGCTCGCATTGGGAGGAAGCCGCCAAGCCGGTGGTACGGCACGGAGTGCGGTTGATGCTACTCCGAACCGGCGTCGTACTGGAAAACGGCAGCGCACTGGCGCGGATGATGCTCCCGTTTCGCCTGTTTGTGGGCGGGCCGGTCGGCAGCGGCGGGCAATATCTGTCCTGGATTCACCGCGCCGATCTGATCGGTGTGATCCGTTTTGCGCTGTCCAACGAACGGCTGTCCGGACCGGTCAATGCCGTGTCTCCCCAACCGCAGACAAATCGCGCGTTTTCCCGCAGTCTCGGGAGGATCATGCGGCGCCCCTCATTTGTTCCGACGCCGGCATTTGCCCTGCGGCTGGCGCTGGGTGAGATGGCGGACCTCATTTTGGAGGGACAGCGCGTTGTGCCACGACGGCTGGCGGAGTTCGGATTCCAATACAAATACCCCGACCTCGAGTCTGCCTTGCGCGCCATTCTCGTCTGTTAG
- a CDS encoding class I SAM-dependent methyltransferase, which translates to MSDAMNCGACDAQRQRPVGELPIYIRDGELPDTIWRCDDCGTYMRGIDYETIAGHGHFEVSSYTPPEAEERIRHDRRGFFEYLLALAQAEYKRPLHGMRVLDVGCSYGILLDRARELGAATAGVEVVEHLRARLPSRRHRAFASLDTIGDERFDLIFAIDSLYYMNDPANSLRRISGLLVPGGVLILRVSNRTPIFRLLRLLGRPITNDHFGDAKYNFTFAGLQRLLTRAGFTVRRVRMRERGKRVHGAATWLYYWLSLSLSAILRIKLTPGLIVIAAPVRGSSCRP; encoded by the coding sequence ATGTCTGATGCCATGAACTGCGGCGCGTGCGACGCGCAGCGTCAGCGGCCCGTCGGCGAACTGCCGATCTACATCCGCGACGGCGAGCTGCCCGACACGATCTGGCGCTGCGATGACTGCGGCACCTACATGCGCGGCATCGACTATGAGACAATTGCCGGACATGGGCATTTCGAGGTCTCCAGCTACACACCACCGGAAGCCGAGGAACGGATTCGACACGATCGGCGCGGTTTCTTCGAATACTTGCTGGCTCTCGCACAGGCCGAATACAAGCGTCCGCTGCACGGGATGCGCGTGCTCGATGTCGGTTGTTCGTATGGGATTTTGCTGGATCGCGCGCGTGAGCTGGGCGCCGCCACGGCCGGCGTTGAGGTGGTCGAACACCTGCGCGCGCGACTCCCCAGCCGCCGGCACCGGGCCTTCGCTTCACTGGACACAATCGGCGATGAGCGCTTTGATCTGATCTTCGCCATCGACAGTCTGTACTACATGAACGATCCGGCGAACTCGCTGCGGCGCATCAGCGGATTGCTCGTGCCGGGGGGCGTGCTCATTCTGCGTGTCTCCAATCGCACGCCGATCTTTCGGTTGCTGCGATTGCTGGGCAGACCGATCACCAACGATCATTTCGGCGATGCCAAGTACAACTTCACGTTTGCCGGTCTGCAACGGTTGTTGACGCGAGCGGGTTTTACGGTCCGCCGTGTCCGTATGCGCGAGCGCGGCAAGCGCGTGCATGGCGCGGCAACTTGGCTGTATTACTGGCTGTCGTTGTCGCTCAGCGCCATTTTGCGCATCAAACTAACGCCGGGGCTGATCGTGATCGCGGCGCCGGTGCGGGGGTCGTCGTGCCGTCCATAG
- a CDS encoding 3-oxoacyl-[acyl-carrier-protein] synthase III C-terminal domain-containing protein, with the protein MPSIAAVTTAVPPHVLTQDQARAFAEKHFRARRDDIARLLPAFEHAGIATRYVVVEPEWFDTGHDFAEQNAQYIDWSIRLGTDVVASCLRQAGLEPSEITHIVFVSTTGLATPSIDARLVNRCALSSHVARTPVWGLGCAGGAAGLSLAYRLALSDPGAKVLLVVVELCSLTFHPHDFSRSNVIATALFGDGAAGAVVVGDRVTSPHGSPRILDAQSTTWPDSLDVMGWNFDAFGMQVVFSRAIPQIVRSRVRENVTAFLKRSTLSLAELSALIAHPGGAKVIAAYQEALALPDAMFEHPRAVLRDYGNMSAASALFVLKRVIDGGAIPAGGHALLTALGPGFSSENVLLRF; encoded by the coding sequence GTGCCGTCCATAGCCGCCGTCACCACCGCCGTGCCTCCGCATGTGTTGACACAGGATCAGGCGCGCGCATTTGCGGAGAAGCACTTCCGCGCAAGGCGCGATGACATTGCCCGGCTGCTGCCCGCATTTGAGCATGCCGGGATCGCGACGCGTTATGTGGTCGTCGAGCCGGAATGGTTTGATACGGGGCATGATTTCGCCGAACAGAACGCGCAATACATCGACTGGAGCATTCGACTCGGAACCGATGTTGTCGCTTCGTGTCTGCGTCAGGCCGGTTTGGAGCCCTCGGAGATCACCCACATCGTCTTTGTCTCCACGACCGGACTGGCGACGCCCTCCATCGACGCGCGACTGGTCAACCGTTGCGCCTTGTCGTCCCACGTCGCGCGGACGCCGGTGTGGGGGTTGGGCTGCGCCGGCGGGGCGGCGGGACTGTCGCTGGCGTATCGTCTGGCGTTGTCGGATCCCGGCGCCAAAGTGCTGCTGGTCGTCGTGGAGTTGTGCAGTCTGACATTCCATCCTCACGATTTCTCCAGGTCCAATGTCATTGCGACCGCGCTCTTCGGAGACGGGGCGGCCGGGGCGGTTGTCGTCGGCGATCGCGTCACATCGCCCCATGGATCACCGCGCATTCTCGATGCGCAGAGCACGACCTGGCCCGATTCGCTCGATGTCATGGGCTGGAACTTCGATGCCTTCGGCATGCAGGTGGTCTTCTCGCGGGCGATCCCGCAGATCGTGCGGAGCAGAGTGCGGGAGAATGTCACCGCATTCCTGAAGCGCAGCACTCTGTCGCTGGCTGAATTGAGCGCACTGATTGCGCATCCCGGCGGCGCGAAGGTGATTGCCGCCTATCAGGAGGCGCTGGCGCTGCCGGATGCGATGTTCGAGCACCCCCGCGCGGTCCTGCGCGACTATGGCAATATGTCGGCGGCCAGTGCGCTGTTCGTGCTCAAACGCGTGATTGATGGCGGTGCGATTCCCGCCGGCGGACATGCTCTGCTGACCGCGTTGGGGCCGGGGTTTTCGTCGGAAAACGTGCTGCTGCGATTCTGA
- a CDS encoding CPXCG motif-containing cysteine-rich protein — MDAIPESDSIYTCPYCGQVNDIDVDPSEGPQQQFVEDCRVCCRPIVVTVRFLESSRTFAVEAAPENQ, encoded by the coding sequence ATGGACGCCATCCCCGAATCCGATTCGATTTACACCTGCCCGTACTGCGGCCAGGTCAACGACATCGATGTGGACCCCAGCGAAGGGCCGCAACAGCAGTTTGTCGAGGATTGTCGCGTCTGCTGCCGTCCGATTGTGGTGACCGTGCGGTTTCTCGAGAGCTCGAGAACTTTTGCCGTCGAAGCGGCGCCGGAAAACCAATAG
- a CDS encoding aminotransferase class V-fold PLP-dependent enzyme, whose product MAYDNLLEQTLAHAQRFLDSLPTRPVGATASLEEVRQAFDHPLPDNGIGSSRAIEELATRADPGLVASAGPRFFGFVIGGSHPAALAADWLTSTWDQNTGLYVISPTAAVLEEVAAKWLLELLDLPRQSGVGFVTGGQMANFTCLAAARHAVLKEVGWDVEAEGLIGAPTVYVLVGRDAHVSILVALRFLGLGGERVRHVDTDDQGRMIPADLVRVLNDCDGPTIVCAQAGDVNTGAFDPFSEITAAVHEHGGWVHVDGAFGLWAAATPSVQHLAHGMSDADSWAVDGHKWLNVPYDSGIAIVRDQDAHRAAMGVSAAYLIKSAGAERDNVDYTPEFSRRGRGIPVYAVLSALGRNGLIAMIERCCSHARRLRRQLIQDAMVKPLNDVVLNQVLVRFEPPQGDPDEFVRAVVRNIQQEGTCWLSGTRWRGREAMRASIVNWSTTQDDIDRSAEAILRVAHDTAKRS is encoded by the coding sequence ATGGCCTACGACAACCTGTTGGAGCAGACACTCGCGCACGCGCAACGTTTCCTTGATTCGCTGCCGACGCGTCCGGTCGGGGCAACCGCGTCGCTGGAGGAAGTGCGGCAAGCGTTCGATCATCCGTTGCCCGACAACGGAATCGGATCGTCTCGCGCGATCGAAGAACTGGCGACCAGGGCCGATCCCGGTTTGGTCGCGAGTGCGGGGCCGCGTTTTTTCGGATTTGTCATCGGCGGGTCGCATCCGGCGGCGCTGGCGGCCGACTGGCTGACTTCGACATGGGATCAGAACACGGGACTCTACGTCATCTCGCCGACCGCCGCCGTGCTCGAAGAAGTCGCCGCCAAGTGGCTGCTGGAATTGCTCGATCTGCCGCGACAATCAGGCGTCGGCTTTGTCACCGGCGGGCAAATGGCCAACTTCACCTGTCTGGCGGCGGCGCGTCATGCGGTGCTCAAAGAAGTCGGCTGGGATGTCGAAGCCGAGGGGCTGATCGGCGCGCCGACGGTGTATGTGCTGGTGGGGCGCGACGCCCACGTCAGCATCCTCGTCGCGCTGCGGTTTCTCGGATTGGGCGGCGAACGTGTCCGTCACGTCGATACCGACGATCAGGGACGTATGATCCCCGCCGATCTGGTGCGGGTGCTGAATGATTGCGACGGTCCGACGATCGTTTGCGCGCAGGCCGGCGACGTCAACACCGGCGCGTTCGATCCATTCTCAGAAATCACCGCGGCCGTGCATGAACACGGCGGCTGGGTTCATGTCGACGGCGCCTTCGGGTTGTGGGCGGCCGCGACGCCGAGCGTGCAGCATTTGGCACACGGCATGTCCGACGCCGACTCGTGGGCGGTCGATGGTCACAAGTGGCTGAATGTCCCGTATGATTCCGGCATCGCCATCGTGCGCGACCAGGACGCGCATCGGGCGGCGATGGGGGTCAGCGCCGCCTACCTCATCAAGAGCGCGGGCGCCGAGCGGGACAATGTCGACTACACGCCGGAGTTTTCACGCCGTGGGCGTGGCATCCCGGTTTATGCCGTGCTCAGCGCGCTCGGACGCAACGGTTTGATCGCCATGATCGAACGCTGCTGTTCCCACGCGCGCCGTCTGCGCCGACAATTGATTCAGGACGCAATGGTCAAGCCGCTCAACGATGTCGTGCTCAATCAGGTGCTGGTCCGATTCGAACCGCCGCAGGGCGATCCCGATGAGTTCGTGCGCGCGGTCGTGCGCAACATTCAGCAGGAGGGAACCTGCTGGCTGTCGGGCACCAGGTGGCGCGGACGCGAGGCGATGCGCGCCTCGATCGTCAACTGGTCGACGACCCAGGACGATATCGACCGTTCGGCCGAAGCGATCCTGCGGGTGGCGCACGACACCGCGAAGAGATCCTGA
- a CDS encoding (Fe-S)-binding protein, whose protein sequence is MLERIVLTAAIALGLYGFVQPIAVRLRAIGRAHGGFIADQPWRRTARFVWDVLLQGTVIAQRPFAGLMHALVFWGFIAFIPVTLDHFARGYGAALLGRGLLYSVLTKTIAVMAVAVIVGMTALAWRRFVVRPPALGKLSLESGLVALLIEVLMITYLLDIFALTDHTTMIAHINWWLHAISILAFLWLIPRSKHLHLVLSPITTYLKDFELARIRPLDFEKEEFGASKLSDLSAHTALGAMTCVECGRCFDHCPATSTGKLLDPKQLMLDLREGFLKNPAQPIVGETVPEEIFWQCTTCGACTYQCPVGIDQIVPILETRRGMVAEGKAPHTFNTFFGNLERLQNPWAYPTPQAHEFIRDNGYPSFDGHEYLYWMGCLARFDVNYRKVSLSFKQILDTAGVSYGVLADEQCTGDAARRAGNEYLFTELASANVNLLNSAKVKKIVATCPHCVRTISEYKDFGLDADVEIIHHTQLISELVGAGKITLKDNGEGIDTPVYHDPCYLSRYGRKGDIDNPRRVLQAATGHAPLEPERTRDKSFCCGAGGAMIFAEETQGTRINRERTTELLATGAQSIAVGCPFCQIMIRDATNDLGKGDTVKVQDVAQFVAGRLG, encoded by the coding sequence ATGCTTGAACGCATCGTTCTGACAGCAGCCATTGCGCTGGGGCTGTATGGATTCGTGCAGCCGATCGCGGTGCGGCTGCGCGCCATCGGCAGAGCACACGGCGGCTTTATCGCCGATCAACCGTGGCGGCGCACCGCGCGTTTCGTCTGGGACGTGCTGCTGCAGGGAACGGTCATTGCGCAACGCCCCTTTGCCGGGCTGATGCACGCGCTGGTGTTTTGGGGATTTATCGCGTTCATCCCGGTGACGCTCGATCATTTTGCGCGCGGCTACGGCGCAGCGCTGCTCGGTCGCGGGCTGCTCTACAGCGTTCTCACAAAAACAATCGCCGTCATGGCCGTCGCGGTGATCGTCGGTATGACGGCATTGGCGTGGCGACGTTTCGTCGTGCGCCCGCCGGCATTGGGCAAGCTCTCACTCGAATCGGGCTTGGTGGCGCTGCTGATCGAAGTGCTGATGATCACATACCTGCTGGATATCTTCGCGCTGACGGACCATACAACGATGATCGCACATATCAATTGGTGGCTGCATGCGATTTCGATTCTCGCATTTCTCTGGCTGATTCCGCGCTCCAAGCACCTGCATCTCGTGCTCTCGCCGATCACGACCTACCTGAAGGATTTCGAACTGGCGCGCATTCGCCCGCTCGACTTCGAGAAGGAGGAATTCGGCGCATCCAAACTCTCCGATCTGTCGGCACACACCGCGCTGGGAGCGATGACCTGTGTCGAATGCGGACGCTGTTTCGACCATTGTCCCGCGACCAGCACCGGCAAACTCCTTGATCCCAAGCAACTCATGCTCGATTTGCGCGAGGGATTTTTGAAAAACCCGGCGCAGCCGATCGTGGGGGAGACGGTCCCCGAAGAAATCTTCTGGCAGTGCACCACCTGCGGCGCCTGCACGTATCAATGCCCGGTCGGCATCGATCAGATCGTGCCGATTCTCGAGACACGACGCGGCATGGTCGCCGAGGGCAAGGCGCCGCACACGTTCAACACCTTCTTCGGCAACCTTGAACGCCTGCAGAACCCCTGGGCTTACCCGACGCCGCAGGCGCATGAATTCATTCGCGACAACGGCTACCCGTCATTCGACGGACACGAGTATCTCTATTGGATGGGATGTCTGGCGCGGTTCGATGTCAACTATCGCAAGGTGTCGCTGTCGTTCAAACAGATTCTCGACACCGCCGGCGTGTCGTATGGCGTGCTCGCCGATGAGCAATGCACCGGCGATGCCGCGCGCCGCGCCGGCAATGAGTATCTCTTTACCGAATTGGCGTCCGCCAATGTCAATTTGCTCAATTCGGCAAAAGTCAAAAAGATCGTCGCCACCTGCCCGCACTGCGTGCGCACGATCTCCGAATACAAAGACTTCGGCCTCGATGCCGATGTCGAAATCATTCATCACACGCAGCTCATCAGCGAGCTGGTCGGAGCAGGGAAGATCACGCTCAAGGACAATGGCGAAGGAATCGACACGCCGGTCTACCACGATCCGTGTTATCTCTCGCGCTACGGACGTAAAGGCGACATCGACAATCCGCGCCGCGTCCTGCAAGCGGCGACCGGGCACGCGCCTCTGGAGCCGGAGCGCACGCGCGACAAATCGTTCTGCTGCGGCGCGGGCGGCGCGATGATCTTCGCCGAGGAAACACAGGGCACGCGCATCAACCGCGAACGCACCACCGAATTGTTGGCGACCGGCGCGCAGTCGATCGCGGTCGGCTGCCCCTTCTGCCAAATCATGATCCGCGACGCCACCAACGACCTCGGAAAGGGCGACACCGTCAAAGTCCAGGATGTCGCGCAATTCGTGGCGGGACGATTGGGATAA
- a CDS encoding dodecin: MEGRTYKIIEIVGTSEKSIEDAVANAVHEAQRTLKGLAWFEVREVRGGIKDGDITEFQVVTRIGFRLLE; this comes from the coding sequence ATGGAAGGCAGAACCTACAAGATCATCGAAATCGTCGGCACCTCGGAAAAAAGCATCGAGGACGCGGTCGCCAATGCCGTGCACGAGGCGCAGCGCACGCTCAAGGGGCTGGCGTGGTTTGAGGTCCGGGAAGTGCGCGGCGGCATCAAAGACGGCGACATCACCGAGTTTCAGGTCGTCACGCGCATCGGGTTCCGTCTGCTGGAATAG